A window of Vibrio ishigakensis contains these coding sequences:
- a CDS encoding MATE family efflux transporter gives MTIEAIKKDESVSRVFWRFAIPSVAAMLINGLYQIIDGIFVGHYVGYAGLAGINMAWPIIATIMGFGILAGMGAGSLISMARGAGDTPQAQRVLNTTIGLLLLFSALSIPIVLFYGYELLQLQGASGDSLKHGFDYINIFSYAAPFAIMAAAMPILVRNDDSPKVATVLTILGAVLNIGLDYLYLGILGQGLQGAAIATAISQSIVVMLGLIYFFTPMAKIRITKLSIEIKSAIEICKLGSSSLMMFAYFSFVIALHNLLLMKYGSEIHVGAFAIIGYIATLYYLFAEGIASGMQPPVSYDYGNQRPERVKQTVALASKVILISGVATVILLNLFPEFFISLFAAQDEALLSATVEGLRLHLSMLFLDGFLFLASVYFMAVGKGGKALFVSMGNMLVQFPFLYLAPQWLGVTGVWLAVPLSNLALTLVVAPMLWKDLKELLIPDLEMTPAAQTT, from the coding sequence ATGACCATTGAAGCGATTAAAAAAGATGAATCTGTAAGCCGAGTATTCTGGCGCTTTGCTATACCTTCGGTAGCTGCCATGCTCATCAATGGCCTGTACCAAATTATCGATGGGATCTTCGTTGGTCATTACGTAGGTTACGCGGGCCTTGCTGGCATCAACATGGCTTGGCCTATCATAGCAACCATAATGGGCTTTGGTATCCTTGCGGGTATGGGCGCAGGCAGCCTGATCTCTATGGCTCGTGGCGCCGGTGACACACCTCAAGCCCAGCGAGTGCTTAACACGACTATTGGCCTATTACTGCTGTTTTCGGCTCTTTCGATACCTATCGTCTTGTTCTACGGTTACGAGCTATTGCAACTGCAAGGTGCGAGTGGTGATTCACTCAAGCACGGCTTCGACTATATCAATATCTTCAGTTATGCCGCGCCGTTTGCCATCATGGCTGCAGCCATGCCTATCTTGGTTCGCAATGATGACAGTCCTAAGGTCGCTACAGTACTCACCATCTTAGGTGCTGTGCTCAATATCGGTTTAGACTATTTGTACCTTGGTATTCTAGGGCAAGGGCTTCAGGGAGCGGCCATTGCAACCGCTATCTCTCAATCTATCGTTGTTATGCTTGGACTAATCTACTTCTTCACCCCAATGGCGAAGATACGTATTACCAAGCTGAGTATTGAAATCAAATCAGCCATAGAGATCTGTAAACTGGGCAGCTCAAGCCTAATGATGTTCGCTTATTTCTCATTTGTTATCGCGCTACATAACTTGCTACTGATGAAGTATGGCAGTGAGATACATGTGGGTGCGTTCGCCATCATTGGCTATATCGCAACCCTATACTATCTATTTGCCGAGGGTATCGCGTCGGGCATGCAACCACCGGTGAGCTACGATTATGGCAATCAAAGACCTGAGCGCGTAAAACAGACAGTCGCTCTGGCGAGTAAAGTGATTCTGATCTCTGGTGTGGCGACTGTGATCTTGTTGAACCTGTTCCCAGAGTTCTTTATCTCACTGTTCGCAGCGCAAGATGAAGCATTGCTGAGCGCAACAGTTGAAGGACTCAGACTGCACCTCAGCATGCTATTTTTAGATGGGTTCTTGTTCCTTGCCTCTGTCTACTTCATGGCTGTAGGTAAAGGGGGTAAGGCGCTGTTCGTATCTATGGGTAATATGCTGGTGCAATTCCCATTCCTATACTTAGCACCGCAGTGGCTAGGAGTAACTGGAGTATGGCTAGCGGTGCCGCTTTCAAACCTAGCGCTAACCCTAGTAGTTGCACCTATGCTGTGGAAAGACCTGAAGGAATTACTCATTCCAGATCTGGAAATGACTCCAGCAGCGCAAACCACATAG
- a CDS encoding LysR family transcriptional regulator: MNWTLDQLQAFVMAAELGSFSAAARKLDKAQSRVSTAVANLETDLGFELFDRSRRLPELTALGHEMLLEAKAVLEQAERLQSRALTASREEEIELVLAFDEAVQVLAFQPVIIALAKKFPHLKLTIINGSRDDISQYVLQKKAAMGILFRTKEIDAQLEFTALGQYQMRLVVSNDHPLTHIKSPSLSDLQKYRQFVICDKTGRGRDKPLVADHWYIDSYYVIGDLVGNGLGWALIPEHIVNSEFYVKALKALSLKSLPLSETTEVGLIRRRDTGFGVVGEWLHTELPKMFLVEE, from the coding sequence GTGAACTGGACATTAGACCAACTGCAGGCATTTGTGATGGCCGCTGAGCTAGGCTCATTTTCGGCAGCAGCAAGAAAGTTAGACAAGGCGCAATCTCGGGTGAGTACGGCGGTCGCTAATTTAGAGACTGATCTTGGCTTTGAGCTTTTTGACCGTAGTAGGCGATTACCTGAATTAACGGCTCTAGGACATGAGATGCTTCTGGAGGCAAAGGCGGTTTTAGAGCAGGCAGAGCGTTTGCAATCTCGGGCGTTGACCGCTTCTCGAGAGGAAGAGATTGAGTTGGTGCTGGCCTTTGATGAAGCGGTGCAGGTATTGGCCTTTCAGCCGGTCATCATTGCCCTTGCCAAAAAGTTTCCCCATCTTAAGCTCACCATTATCAACGGCTCTAGGGATGACATCTCCCAATACGTGCTACAGAAAAAAGCCGCTATGGGTATCTTGTTTCGCACTAAAGAGATAGATGCACAGCTCGAATTTACGGCCCTAGGGCAATATCAAATGCGTTTGGTGGTATCAAACGACCATCCACTGACGCATATCAAGTCACCGAGCCTTTCAGATCTGCAAAAATATCGACAGTTTGTTATCTGTGACAAAACTGGTCGAGGTCGGGATAAACCGCTGGTGGCTGACCATTGGTATATCGATAGTTATTACGTAATCGGTGATTTAGTTGGCAATGGTTTAGGCTGGGCCCTGATACCCGAGCATATTGTTAACTCGGAGTTTTATGTGAAGGCGCTAAAGGCGCTGAGCCTTAAAAGCCTGCCTCTGAGTGAAACCACCGAAGTGGGTTTGATTCGTCGTCGCGATACTGGATTTGGTGTAGTAGGAGAGTGGCTACACACCGAGTTGCCGAAGATGTTTTTAGTTGAGGAATGA
- a CDS encoding HAD-IA family hydrolase produces the protein MKFKGLLFDLDGTLVDSYESVMRSWRKWAQRNDLDVKHTLEFIHGKPAVDSITQLLPQATPELIEQECLWLEQTEVNDVEGVVALPGTLEFIQQLQQLDIKWGIVTSGTEKVAHARVKAAGLPTPEVFITKDDVEQGKPNPRPYFMAMEQLGLTPSDCIVFEDAPAGVLAGVNAKMSVVGILSHFDADVLHQADRCVENLSQISLEGRDSLVFK, from the coding sequence ATGAAATTTAAAGGCTTACTGTTTGACCTAGATGGAACCTTAGTGGACTCCTATGAGTCTGTGATGCGCAGCTGGAGAAAATGGGCTCAACGAAATGACCTAGATGTAAAACACACCCTAGAGTTTATTCACGGTAAGCCGGCGGTAGATTCAATTACGCAGCTATTGCCACAGGCGACTCCCGAGCTGATCGAGCAAGAATGTCTATGGCTAGAGCAGACCGAGGTGAACGATGTGGAAGGTGTGGTTGCATTGCCAGGGACGCTTGAGTTTATCCAACAGTTGCAACAGCTAGATATAAAGTGGGGCATAGTGACTTCGGGTACAGAAAAAGTTGCTCATGCCCGAGTTAAAGCCGCAGGTTTGCCAACCCCTGAGGTATTCATTACCAAAGATGATGTGGAGCAGGGCAAGCCAAATCCAAGACCTTACTTCATGGCGATGGAGCAGCTTGGATTAACCCCGAGCGATTGCATCGTATTTGAAGATGCACCTGCGGGTGTGCTAGCTGGAGTGAATGCCAAGATGTCGGTGGTGGGGATTCTTAGTCATTTTGATGCAGATGTTTTGCATCAAGCTGATCGCTGTGTAGAAAACCTTTCTCAGATCAGCCTAGAGGGCAGAGATAGCTTAGTGTTTAAGTAG
- a CDS encoding DoxX family protein, whose amino-acid sequence MIRNIEPMTRVFSMVLAIFFGMGGLAKLLGVRVMHYPFVELGLSSWYGYLIAIMEVSFAVGVLVKSFASMSALGMTVVILGITYYHWSYFPLNAVIPDIVLLLLAIFVSYVRHDDCITVDQERFADPT is encoded by the coding sequence ATGATCAGAAATATAGAGCCCATGACTCGGGTATTTTCTATGGTTCTGGCTATTTTCTTTGGAATGGGTGGTCTCGCCAAACTGCTAGGTGTGCGTGTAATGCATTACCCTTTTGTCGAGCTCGGGCTCTCCTCTTGGTATGGCTACCTGATAGCGATAATGGAGGTGAGTTTTGCAGTTGGTGTGTTGGTGAAGTCGTTTGCCTCTATGTCGGCACTGGGTATGACAGTGGTCATCCTTGGGATCACCTACTATCACTGGAGTTACTTTCCGCTGAATGCCGTCATACCCGATATTGTTTTGTTGTTGCTGGCTATCTTCGTTAGCTATGTACGTCATGATGATTGTATTACTGTGGATCAAGAGCGCTTTGCTGATCCTACTTAA
- a CDS encoding DUF3299 domain-containing protein encodes MLSKALSVVICLLLSLLLVGCNQTTQSAEVRELQWMDLIPEQERTKLSARLEQLKAMPLHDESAPAVTQEYGLQEVGVEHALNNQGVRIGGFIVPLDGDRKTINEFILVPFFGACIHVPPPPANQMIHIKLEQGVPVSYYFDAVMVEGTLEMSEFETDGMGVGYRITGAQVVPVG; translated from the coding sequence ATGTTGAGCAAAGCCCTGAGTGTCGTTATTTGTCTTTTATTGAGCTTGTTATTAGTGGGCTGTAATCAAACTACCCAGAGCGCGGAGGTAAGAGAGTTGCAGTGGATGGATCTTATCCCTGAGCAGGAACGAACCAAGCTTAGTGCTAGGCTAGAGCAACTAAAAGCCATGCCACTTCATGATGAGAGTGCACCGGCGGTGACTCAAGAATATGGGTTACAAGAGGTGGGTGTGGAACACGCGCTCAATAATCAAGGGGTGCGCATTGGTGGTTTTATTGTGCCCCTAGATGGTGACCGCAAGACCATCAATGAGTTTATCTTGGTGCCATTCTTTGGCGCTTGCATTCATGTGCCGCCTCCGCCAGCCAATCAGATGATCCATATAAAGCTGGAGCAAGGTGTTCCGGTGAGCTATTACTTCGATGCGGTTATGGTTGAGGGCACTCTTGAGATGAGTGAGTTTGAGACCGATGGCATGGGGGTGGGTTATCGTATTACCGGTGCGCAAGTAGTACCTGTGGGCTAA
- the focA gene encoding formate transporter FocA: MADSNLNPFDSFIPPQMAERAAEAGASKAKKNQFKSFLLALTAGVHIGIAFVFYTVVTTGSADMAYGMSKLAGGLAFSLGLILVVITGGELFTSSVLTLVARASGRITWGELFKNWAVVYFGNFVGAITLVGIMMVTREYMSDAGQMGLNAMAISQHKLHHTFWQALALGVMCNLLVCLAVWMTYSARSLTDKILVLILPVAMFVASGFEHSIANMFQVPMAIAIKNFAPAEFWQMTGANIANYADLNVMGFVMNNLIPVTLGNIIGGGVFVGMYYWMVYLRD; the protein is encoded by the coding sequence ATGGCGGACTCAAATCTAAACCCTTTCGACTCATTTATACCACCTCAAATGGCAGAGCGTGCTGCAGAGGCTGGGGCAAGTAAAGCGAAGAAAAATCAGTTTAAATCTTTCCTTTTAGCGCTTACTGCTGGTGTCCACATTGGTATCGCATTCGTGTTCTATACGGTAGTGACTACCGGTAGTGCAGATATGGCCTATGGCATGAGCAAGCTTGCTGGTGGTCTAGCATTTAGCCTAGGTTTGATCCTTGTGGTTATCACAGGTGGTGAGCTGTTCACCAGTAGCGTACTTACTCTGGTTGCGCGAGCCAGCGGCCGCATTACCTGGGGTGAGCTTTTCAAGAACTGGGCAGTTGTTTACTTTGGTAACTTCGTTGGTGCTATTACCCTAGTTGGTATTATGATGGTAACCCGTGAGTACATGAGCGATGCAGGTCAGATGGGCCTCAATGCCATGGCTATCTCTCAGCACAAACTGCACCACACCTTTTGGCAAGCACTCGCTCTTGGCGTTATGTGTAACCTGCTTGTTTGTCTTGCGGTTTGGATGACTTACAGTGCTCGTTCGCTAACCGATAAGATCCTTGTGCTTATTCTTCCTGTTGCTATGTTTGTTGCTTCTGGCTTTGAGCACAGTATCGCAAACATGTTCCAAGTGCCTATGGCTATCGCTATCAAGAACTTCGCACCGGCTGAGTTCTGGCAGATGACGGGTGCTAACATTGCCAATTACGCAGACCTAAACGTAATGGGCTTTGTGATGAACAACCTTATCCCAGTTACCCTAGGTAATATCATCGGCGGTGGTGTATTCGTTGGTATGTATTACTGGATGGTTTACCTACGCGACTAA
- a CDS encoding PTS sugar transporter subunit IIC: MDQSRIRVLASSVEQYIQPVAKVLMRNKHLTAIRDGFQLAMPFIFVGCLFVPILFPPFKHASNAFASAWLDLSYSLGKIILPMYQLSLGVVALIVSFGVASSLAKQYQLPERLSGLTGAMAFLLLSGFYGDRSEGFEYLGGAGLFTALIGAVFAVEIIRLFVKQGWIIKMPEEVPILTQQSFKLILPITAVMLSISIFNALVEARFGLHFPQLIEQLLTPLVLASDSLPALLVAILICQLLWFIGIHGSLIVTGIMNPFWMSMLLKNQEAYEAGAAVLPHIFLQGFWDFFLLIGGVGSTLPLVYMAIKSRSHHLKSVGKVGAVPSLFNINEPILFGFPIILNPLFLIPFVLVPMLNATLAWYLTQFGILDRALGIIPWSVPAPIGAMWTGNGSLANGLMVVLAMVNSYFMYLPFFRSHEKVLLEQQKERAKKIRAMRGY, from the coding sequence ATGGATCAATCTCGTATTCGAGTCCTTGCTAGCAGTGTCGAGCAATATATTCAGCCTGTCGCCAAGGTATTGATGCGAAACAAACATCTGACTGCCATTCGTGATGGCTTTCAGCTAGCTATGCCATTTATCTTCGTTGGTTGCCTATTCGTTCCCATTTTGTTTCCACCGTTCAAACACGCCAGCAATGCCTTTGCTAGTGCTTGGTTAGACCTCAGCTACTCCCTTGGCAAAATCATTCTGCCTATGTATCAACTCTCCCTGGGGGTGGTTGCGCTGATCGTCTCATTCGGGGTCGCATCTAGCTTAGCTAAGCAGTATCAACTGCCTGAGCGACTGTCTGGGCTGACCGGTGCTATGGCTTTTCTATTGCTATCCGGCTTCTATGGCGATCGCAGTGAGGGCTTTGAATACCTTGGTGGTGCGGGACTTTTTACTGCGCTTATTGGTGCGGTATTTGCCGTTGAGATAATTCGCCTGTTTGTGAAGCAAGGCTGGATAATCAAGATGCCGGAAGAGGTGCCTATCCTCACCCAGCAGAGCTTTAAGCTCATCCTACCGATCACCGCCGTTATGCTAAGCATCTCGATATTCAATGCACTGGTTGAGGCACGCTTTGGATTGCATTTCCCGCAGTTGATTGAACAGCTTCTTACGCCTTTGGTTCTGGCCTCTGATAGCTTGCCAGCACTACTTGTAGCGATACTTATCTGTCAGTTGCTGTGGTTTATCGGTATCCATGGCTCATTGATAGTCACAGGTATTATGAATCCGTTCTGGATGTCGATGCTACTCAAAAACCAAGAAGCCTATGAGGCAGGTGCGGCGGTGCTCCCTCATATCTTTCTGCAAGGATTTTGGGATTTCTTTCTATTGATTGGTGGTGTGGGCTCTACCCTGCCACTGGTATATATGGCAATAAAGAGTCGCTCCCATCACCTCAAGTCAGTGGGAAAAGTGGGCGCAGTACCGTCACTGTTTAACATTAATGAACCGATTCTATTTGGTTTCCCGATCATACTTAACCCCTTGTTCCTGATACCTTTTGTGCTAGTTCCTATGCTAAACGCCACCCTAGCCTGGTATCTGACACAGTTTGGAATCCTAGATAGGGCCTTGGGCATTATTCCTTGGTCAGTACCTGCCCCGATAGGCGCCATGTGGACCGGAAACGGCAGCCTTGCCAATGGACTCATGGTTGTCCTTGCCATGGTCAACTCCTACTTTATGTACCTACCCTTCTTCCGCTCACACGAGAAGGTATTGCTTGAGCAACAAAAAGAGCGGGCAAAAAAAATCCGCGCCATGCGCGGATATTAG
- a CDS encoding PTS sugar transporter subunit IIB, translated as MKKIMLCCSAGMSTSLLVKKMEASAEQRGIEAEIKAFGAAEFNNQVGNYEVVLLGPQVKYMQADLQKVADKHGIKVEPINMMDYGMQKGDKVLDFALELID; from the coding sequence ATGAAAAAAATTATGCTTTGCTGCTCAGCTGGAATGTCGACTTCGCTACTGGTTAAAAAAATGGAAGCGTCTGCTGAGCAACGTGGAATCGAGGCTGAGATCAAGGCCTTTGGTGCAGCTGAATTTAATAACCAAGTGGGCAACTATGAGGTAGTGCTACTGGGCCCTCAGGTGAAATACATGCAAGCAGATCTGCAGAAGGTTGCCGACAAGCACGGCATCAAGGTTGAGCCAATCAACATGATGGATTACGGCATGCAGAAGGGCGATAAGGTGTTGGATTTCGCACTAGAACTTATCGATTAA
- a CDS encoding PTS sugar transporter subunit IIC has protein sequence MSALYDKMVNVIEQKVTPIAGKIGQQKYVTSIRDGFIAALPFMIVGSFMLVFIFPPFSPDTTWGFAQNWLSFSETYREQLMLPFNLSMGIMTVFIAVGIGSSLATHHNLDPVTTGLLSLMAFLLVAAPLQDGSISMQYFSGQGIFTAIISAIYATEVYAFLKRNNVTIKLPPEVPTGVARSFEILIPVMAIILTLHPLNLFIEAKTGMIIPEAIMSLVQPLVAASDTLPAVLLAVLVCQILWFAGIHGALIVTGIMNPFWMANLSVNQAAMAAGEAIPHIFVQGFWDHYLLIGGVGSTLPLAFLLMRSRAIHLRTIGKMGSVPAIFNINEPILFGAPIIMNPVFFLPFILIPMVNATLAWFALDLGLVERVVSLTPWTTPGPIGASWAANWAFSPVIMCFICMAMSAIMYLPFLKAYEKQLLDQEAAEEEKQATSEVATA, from the coding sequence ATGAGTGCCCTATACGACAAAATGGTCAATGTAATCGAGCAAAAGGTAACCCCGATTGCCGGTAAGATTGGCCAACAAAAATACGTCACCTCTATAAGAGATGGCTTTATCGCAGCGCTACCCTTCATGATTGTTGGCTCATTCATGTTAGTGTTTATCTTCCCTCCGTTCTCGCCAGATACCACCTGGGGTTTTGCCCAAAACTGGCTGAGTTTTTCTGAGACCTACCGTGAGCAATTGATGCTACCGTTTAATCTCAGCATGGGGATCATGACCGTATTTATTGCGGTGGGAATTGGCTCCAGTCTAGCAACGCACCACAATCTAGACCCTGTGACTACCGGCCTGCTTTCTCTAATGGCGTTCTTGCTGGTAGCAGCACCGCTGCAAGACGGCTCTATCTCGATGCAGTACTTCTCGGGTCAAGGCATCTTTACCGCAATTATTTCAGCGATTTACGCAACAGAGGTGTATGCCTTCTTGAAGCGTAATAACGTGACTATCAAGTTACCACCTGAGGTTCCAACTGGTGTGGCTCGCTCATTCGAGATCCTGATTCCTGTAATGGCAATCATCTTGACTCTGCACCCACTCAACCTATTCATCGAAGCTAAGACAGGCATGATCATTCCTGAGGCGATTATGTCTCTAGTACAGCCTTTGGTTGCGGCATCGGATACCTTGCCAGCGGTTCTACTAGCGGTGCTTGTGTGTCAGATCCTTTGGTTTGCAGGTATCCATGGTGCACTTATCGTGACAGGCATCATGAATCCATTTTGGATGGCGAACCTTTCGGTAAACCAAGCGGCTATGGCAGCGGGCGAAGCGATTCCACATATCTTTGTACAAGGCTTCTGGGATCACTATCTACTGATTGGTGGCGTAGGCTCGACTCTACCTCTAGCTTTCCTATTGATGCGTAGCCGTGCAATCCACCTTCGCACTATCGGTAAGATGGGCAGTGTGCCAGCTATCTTCAACATCAATGAGCCAATCCTATTTGGTGCACCGATCATCATGAACCCAGTGTTCTTCCTGCCATTCATCTTGATCCCTATGGTCAACGCAACCCTAGCTTGGTTTGCCCTAGACCTAGGCCTAGTAGAACGCGTGGTATCTCTAACGCCTTGGACAACACCTGGACCTATCGGGGCATCTTGGGCAGCGAACTGGGCATTCAGTCCCGTGATAATGTGCTTCATCTGTATGGCTATGTCGGCAATCATGTATCTGCCATTCCTAAAAGCCTATGAAAAACAGTTGCTCGACCAAGAAGCCGCTGAAGAAGAAAAACAAGCTACCTCAGAAGTAGCAACTGCTTAA
- a CDS encoding glycoside hydrolase family 1 protein — MNFQFPQGFSWGSAASATQTEGEAFTHGKGDNIWDHWYKDQPNRFHNGVSATEASTFYNNYKADIQLMKDIGHSSFRTSISWSRLIPQGTGEVNPEAIAFYNQVIDELIAQEIEPFICLFHFDMPMAMQEIGGFENREVVTAYAEFAETCFKLFGDRVKNWFTFNEPIVPVEGGYLYDFHYPNVVDFKRAATVAYHTILAHSEAVIRYRSLEQEGQIGIILNLTPSYPRSQNPADLKAANICDLMFNRSFLDPAVKGEYPVELVELLKEHGQLPETQESDCQTIAAGKVDVLGVNYYQPRRVKARENAVHPEAPFMPEHFFDSYEMPGRKMNPHRGWEIYEKGVYDILTNLRENYGNLPCYISENGMGVEGEEKFLVDGQIQDDYRIEFIRGHLEWVHKGIQEGSNCFGYHLWTFIDNWSWSNAYKNRYGFYRLDLETQQRSVKKSGEWFATVSKENGFN, encoded by the coding sequence ATGAACTTTCAATTTCCACAAGGTTTTAGCTGGGGAAGCGCAGCATCGGCAACACAAACCGAGGGTGAGGCATTTACTCACGGCAAGGGCGATAACATCTGGGACCATTGGTACAAAGACCAACCAAACCGTTTCCACAATGGAGTATCGGCTACCGAGGCTTCGACCTTCTACAACAACTACAAGGCCGATATCCAACTGATGAAAGATATTGGTCACAGCAGCTTTAGAACCTCTATCTCTTGGTCTCGCCTTATCCCTCAAGGAACCGGTGAGGTAAATCCAGAGGCGATAGCTTTCTACAACCAGGTTATTGATGAGCTAATTGCTCAAGAGATTGAGCCGTTTATCTGCCTATTCCACTTCGACATGCCAATGGCGATGCAAGAGATTGGTGGTTTTGAAAACCGTGAGGTAGTGACTGCCTACGCTGAGTTTGCTGAAACCTGTTTCAAGCTATTCGGTGACCGAGTGAAGAACTGGTTCACTTTTAACGAGCCTATCGTGCCTGTAGAGGGTGGTTACCTATATGACTTCCACTATCCAAATGTGGTGGACTTTAAGCGTGCCGCAACTGTGGCGTATCACACCATTCTTGCGCACTCTGAAGCGGTAATTCGTTATCGTAGTCTTGAGCAAGAGGGGCAGATCGGCATCATCTTGAACCTAACGCCATCTTATCCACGCTCGCAAAACCCTGCAGACCTGAAGGCCGCAAACATCTGTGATTTGATGTTTAACCGTAGCTTCCTAGACCCAGCAGTGAAAGGTGAATACCCAGTAGAGTTGGTAGAACTTCTAAAAGAGCACGGACAACTGCCTGAGACTCAAGAGTCTGATTGCCAGACTATCGCAGCCGGTAAGGTGGATGTGCTTGGCGTGAACTACTACCAGCCGCGCCGTGTTAAGGCTCGCGAGAATGCGGTACATCCAGAAGCGCCATTCATGCCAGAGCACTTCTTCGATTCCTACGAGATGCCGGGGCGCAAGATGAACCCGCATCGCGGCTGGGAAATCTACGAGAAGGGTGTGTATGACATCTTAACCAACCTGCGCGAGAACTACGGCAACCTGCCTTGCTATATCTCTGAAAACGGTATGGGCGTTGAAGGAGAGGAGAAGTTTCTTGTTGATGGTCAGATCCAAGATGACTATCGCATCGAGTTCATTCGTGGGCACCTAGAGTGGGTTCACAAGGGCATTCAAGAGGGCTCGAACTGCTTTGGTTATCACCTATGGACCTTTATCGATAATTGGTCTTGGTCAAACGCATACAAGAACCGCTACGGCTTCTACCGTCTAGACCTTGAGACGCAACAGCGCTCAGTGAAGAAGAGCGGTGAGTGGTTTGCAACTGTCTCGAAAGAGAATGGCTTTAACTAA
- the chbA gene encoding PTS N,N'-diacetylchitobiose transporter subunit IIA: MELEEQVMGIIINAGESRSLCYEALRQAKQGQFEEAESLIKEAQEAANRAHLVQTQLIEADEGTGKTKMTLIMVHAQDHLMTSMLAKELVVEMIELHKRVAA; encoded by the coding sequence ATTGAACTTGAAGAGCAGGTAATGGGCATCATCATTAATGCCGGTGAGTCACGAAGTCTGTGTTATGAGGCGCTTCGTCAGGCCAAGCAAGGCCAGTTTGAAGAAGCAGAGTCGTTAATCAAGGAAGCGCAAGAGGCTGCTAACCGCGCGCACCTAGTGCAGACCCAATTGATTGAAGCCGATGAGGGCACTGGCAAGACTAAGATGACACTTATCATGGTTCACGCGCAGGACCACCTTATGACCTCAATGTTAGCCAAGGAGTTGGTGGTTGAGATGATAGAGCTTCACAAACGTGTAGCCGCCTAA
- a CDS encoding LacI family DNA-binding transcriptional regulator yields the protein MATITDVSLLANVSKATVSRVMSGSRGVKPESRDAVLRAAEQLNYRPNAAAQTLANKRSDYIGVILSSTDAGQVSTYLPLLAKALKSRGKHMLVQFAETTQEHQRLVDELSQRHCDAIISVGGSFASESDSRVIAVDSVAEDAESRVNYDYVFAAESACRFLSSKGHTSIAVVLDDDGYASEQVLQGYKQALQNMAIPVNRQLIVTANGSCEQAIMSLLNSFSQFSALVVMRDSQAAIAMNLFRSFNLATPQEVSIISLEDSQLASQLNPPLTCISYPSQTIIDNAMQKLDACLDDKVVEKTPLITGRLVTRESVIDRN from the coding sequence ATGGCAACCATCACAGACGTATCGTTACTAGCGAACGTATCCAAGGCGACCGTTTCTCGCGTGATGAGTGGCAGTCGTGGAGTGAAGCCAGAGAGTCGAGATGCGGTGCTGCGTGCTGCAGAGCAGCTTAATTATCGTCCTAATGCAGCGGCGCAAACCCTAGCTAACAAGCGTTCTGACTATATCGGCGTAATTCTCTCTTCTACCGATGCTGGGCAGGTCTCTACCTACTTGCCACTATTAGCTAAGGCATTGAAGAGTCGTGGTAAACATATGTTGGTGCAGTTTGCTGAAACTACACAGGAGCATCAGAGGTTGGTGGATGAGTTATCGCAGCGCCATTGTGATGCCATTATCTCCGTAGGAGGAAGCTTTGCTTCAGAATCCGACAGTCGTGTGATTGCGGTAGATTCGGTTGCTGAAGATGCAGAGAGTCGAGTCAACTATGACTATGTATTTGCTGCCGAAAGCGCGTGTCGCTTCTTGTCGAGCAAAGGACACACCAGTATTGCGGTTGTGCTTGATGATGATGGGTATGCGTCAGAGCAGGTTCTGCAAGGCTATAAACAAGCACTACAGAATATGGCTATCCCAGTGAATCGTCAGCTTATAGTCACGGCTAACGGCTCTTGTGAGCAGGCAATCATGTCACTACTTAACAGCTTTAGTCAATTTAGCGCTCTGGTAGTAATGCGCGATAGCCAGGCCGCGATTGCTATGAATCTATTTAGAAGCTTTAACCTTGCAACACCGCAAGAGGTTTCAATTATCTCTCTTGAGGACTCACAGCTTGCCAGCCAGCTCAACCCACCGTTGACCTGCATCAGCTATCCATCTCAGACTATTATCGACAACGCAATGCAAAAGCTCGATGCCTGTCTAGATGATAAGGTGGTTGAGAAAACACCACTGATAACAGGTCGCTTGGTTACGCGAGAGTCGGTTATCGACAGAAATTAG